TatcttaaaataatacaaattactataatattaattattatcattattattattattatactgttgTTAGGCTATATAGTAATTTATGGACGCACCATCCATTATCTTTTCGCTGTCGTTGTCTTTGGATTTGACAGCTCTTAACTCCGCCCATAACAACAACGTGTTAATCCACCACATTTAGCACAATCAAACCGGAAATAGTGTTGTTTTATAATTAACAAGATATGTTATGATTGCTCATTCTTATtaactatgaaaataaatttcCGCAGAttaaacatacacatttactgatgttatatttgcattttcaaacctgCGTTACTCAAAAAGTTCCAgaatctgtattttattttgatatctTAGCCGGATATGAAACGGTTAATTTTTGTGTCATTGACGCAACTGTCGGTACtgttactgtctgtctgtccatctcaCCGCTGACTCGACCTCCGCTCGGTCGTTACAAATGATACGTAGCTCGCACCTACAAAACCTCGATCGACAATAACTCGGCTTTAATCCACCACGTCCATGGCAGTAACTATTTTCTCTTTTAGTAACCCCACAACTCTTTAAAAATTCCGCCTAAAAAGAAAAAGCGTTCTGTCCCCTCTTTTGGGTTTTCCGCAGACGTAAGTAACGTTAGCTAACCGCGTTGTTAGCTCGCTAATTAGCATGTTGTTAAATTAACGGGTTAAGTAACGTAGTTTACCTGCAAGCCATAAATACTAGCTATAAGAAGTTAAAGATAACGTTAACAAGTAGAATTATCGTTGGAAAATGGTGACAAATGGTCACATAACATTGCTGATATTTGTCTTGTATGTAGCCAGGTAGCTAATGCTAAAAGATTATGCTAACGTTACCAATGCATGCAAAGCAACCTGTTACAATAGCAAGCGAGGTTACTCATGTACGAAATGTCAACTGGGGCTCTTGGTAGAAGCTTGATCACAGGGCCACTGtgtgaaaacactgtttacTGATGTGAACTAACGCAGTTTATTTAAAACTGCCAGTCATGATTGCATCAGTTCTTGTCAATTTAGTTTATTATGGTAGCAAAGGATAACATTCCAAACATGGAAATGGtcattacaggaaaaaaaaacaacaaaaaaaacattagcttTCCCTTTATTGTCATTACAAAACAGGACTCACAACATATTGTCTGCTCATCTGCTTACAATTATTTGCTTAATCAGTTTATAgatttaacattattattgcACAAATGTTGCATCTATGTAAAGGAAGACTGGAGCATATGTTAGTTACTCTCCTCTTCAGTTGTATCTGTCAGTTGCTGATTCCTTTGTGCCCTGTCCCCATCTGTCTCTTTGCAGGTGTACAACAACTATCCAGAGGATCTAGGGGCAGCTCTATACCGAGAGCCATTTGACTTCAACGCCGAGCCACCTTGGGATCCTAGCTGATAGCGGACGAGTTCATCCCAGGACTCATCCATGTGAGTAAGTTAGGTGTGATTGCAGGACTGAGGGTATTCTGTGACTATAACGTATATGTGTCTCTTTACAGCGTAGTATAATAATTGTTAATGAATGCATCGTGATAAATTGTTGCATAAACATAGCTGACAGAGGGAATAAATAGCAGAATGTCCCAGATAAATCACAAACAGTCTAGTTATTTTAGATCTAGCATTTCAGATCTATTTTCAGCTCTTCCATTAAAATAACAGGACGCTGTGCTCTGGGCTGCTTTTATCTGCAGTAGTTCTTCTCTTGCTCTGATTTAGTTGCAATAAAAGAGAGAATCACTTGGTTGTAGATAATGAATCCTGCAATGTATGTTTTCAGCACAGTTCTTGCTGCAGTGAAATGTGAATATAATTCATTAACTGTACTAGTATGTCCCCATTAAAGTCATCACCTGTTTCATGAGGGAAATGTGTTGAGTGACATAGTTAAACATTTTCTAAGTTACATAAAGGCTTGGTTGATTTTTAAAGACATGATAAAGTTCAGCCAACCTTTTGTAACTCATGTTTCAGCAGAGGacttaataattataatattaaagcCTACAAATTTTTGTGTAATTGTAGTAATTAAATTTTCCTTCACAATGAAATCAAGGAGCCACTGGAAATTGACccttctccttctgtctgttcatttgtttgtaGCAGACTGCCTGTCCATTATTCATGCACAGTACttcacacacagctgatcaGACGTGTGTATACAATAAGCATACTTGTTGTTTTCAGGAATTTATAGTTACACATAAAATTGTGGTGACAATCTCTGTTGCCTAACTTGGATTTGCTTCTACTTGTCGCCCTAAAGCTGTTGATCATTCAGCAATTTTACTCATCTTATACAcctgtctgtcagtgactgCAGCCCTTGTACAGCAGTAAGCCTGACCTTGTCATGGTGGTCTAAAATATAGTAGGCTTTCTAGGCACAAGTTAGTCTCCCTATATAAACCTCCAAAAACCACAGTCATGTCACATCTGGTCCAGCCCAGACTACTGTGCTTCTCTGACGTATTGTGCAACATTATTGAAAGTAAAGTTTGGGACACAGACGCCGCCAGTATTGTACCTTGGTTAATGCCATCAAAAAGACCCTTTACGGGTCACCAGCTCTGGGCTTAATGGTGATTGTTGGGAGTAATTGATGGTAAAGTAAATGAACCCTGTGCCCCAGACTCTGTGTTTTCACAGAGGCTTTTCAGAAGAATAGGCCTTCCACAATGCTACCCCATAACGTGGAACCTGTActgtgctctgattggttgttcaCTGAAAATGACTTGTTTGATCAGGGATCTCATCAGAAAGGTTTAGGTTACAGCTACTGAATAAACTAGAAAAGAGCTGGACACCATCATTGAAAATGCATTGTCCAGATATGgttgaattgttttcttttttgaacTTCATGGCTCATTatgacttttctctttttcttgtgCAGTTTGTTGCATAAGCCTAGGACCCAGGGGCTCGAGAGGAAGCGAGCAAAACCACTTCGGACTAGCCATATTCTTTATGCCTGTCGGATTAGCAGAAAACGGTTGAGAGGATGAAAGGAATTGTTGATGAACCACAGTATTCTGTTGGCCTTCTGGAGGGAGGCACGGCCCTGTGTGATGTGATTGACAGTCACATTTATGAACAAACTCTGGTAAGAGGTCTCGCTGTAACAACATGTATTTAGCACATGCTAACAAATCTGGATTTCTTACTGTCTTAGAATATtcttaaagaggacctattatgcttttccttattttcagtcacatgtatgtatatatgtatatatatatatatatatatatatatatacacatatgtgtgtgtgtgtaatgtcagatgtccatgttaaaagtggccgatgtgtcaaataatgacgtaaatgtatgtagaagtaatccctgtgagcaaaaggcaccagcttcagactgctctgaacccTCAGTTcccaacgtttttttctactttcagcccaagccGACGTCGGCTTGTGACAGAtatctttatatggtcatctgctccactcacagtgtgcaagttcactgctctgctccgctaacattataccgttttttcattgttttgggggtagtcacaactccattacacagcagggcaaagtaaaataagttgtttacctgtttgaggtgtgctggttgtctgcagctcttcatcaaacatcatcatcactgtggctgtttctgtttgtactattcctccctgcattatttctaactgatccgctgagcaaagagctccaaatatctccatatgttgttgttgtttggacCGCTTTTTCaactgctaacaaagctctgctaattcagtgaggaacacgtttcacttcctgtaaattcttcacaataaaagtcttccattatttagtcatttaaaagcttttaatacaaagcagtaaagcaggaaatgtcgggtttgcatcagcagtaacttaaacACGGctctgatacggctgcccctcagcaggcttccagaaagctgCCCAATCAGtacagagtgggctcatcaggaggggggccttaaagagacaggagttagACTtactgttagagacagaggctgaactgaggggctgcataaagggccagtataagataaataaggagttttttgaactgtgaatcatgcaaagctactctagtggagtacCACAAAAATATATAGCtgaaaatgagcataataggtcctctttaaacaCCAGttattgcattgcattgtatTGTTTATTACTTGTGGTAAAGTTTCATACCTGCAaagaatgataatgtaattacGTTATTAGTGTTGACTAATTGCATGTTAATTGTTTGACTCACCTACATGTATGTTTCCTTCCTCCTCAGTCTGAGAAGAATGCATTCTTTGTAGCAGACCTGGGAGTTATAATGAGGCAGCATGTTCGCTGGCGAACCCACATGGCCCAAATTAGACCCTTCTATCCTGTCAGATGCAACAGCAGTCCAGCTGTCATTGAAGTTCTCGCTGCCCTTGGCACTGGATTCATATGCACCAACAAGGTACTTTGCACCATATCTTTCTTTCACCAACATGTTAGATAACTTTTGACAGTATCCTCCCCTTCTCCACTCACACACCTGAAAACACTTGCACATTTAAAGTTCTATCAAACATTTTGTCCATAGAAACCCATGCAAGATGGACATGGTATGATGACATGTAGAGTATATTGAAGAAGTAATGCTTTGTCTCTTTGTATTTCAGTTTGAACTTGAGTTGGTGCAGAGCCACGGTATTCCCTCTGAAGACATCATCTACAGTGGTGTTTGCAAACAGGTCTCCCAGATTAAATACGCTGCTAAGAACGGCATTGACCTCCTGGTGTGTGATAATGAAGCAGAGCTACGCAAGATTTCTCGCTGCCACCCCAATGCCAAGTAAGTGTTGCTACTACTGCCTGTGATCATGTCACTTTAAAGCTGCCATTTCAACACTGTCAACATTCAGTCTGGCTTgataattttttctttttcaacaaaCAGGAATCAtagtgttttatttccttttacttcaggctgctgctgcaggtttcAACAGAAGCATCTAACCAGGATGACGAGATGAGCATGGCATTTGGCTGTACCCTCAAAGACTGCAGGCATCTGCTGGAGAGTGCTAAGGAGCTGGGTGTGCAGGTGGTGGGAGTCAGGCAAGTCCTGCAGAAATACACTATGACTGTGTGAAGTAGAGCGAATACTGATCATAGGATTTTATGAAAAACTGTCGCAATGCAATGTTTTCACCTAAAgatttttacaataaaacaccTTCTTCCCCCCTCTTTATTATATCCCCTGACTCAACAACAAATTGCAAAAGATGCACTTGCGCACACTGACTGTAGTTTACCCCTGGTGACAGCACTGTACATTATATGAAGCTCCCTTAAGTCATCTGCCTTTATTTAGGAGGATATTGAGGATAGTGTTAACTATGTGGTGGTctgatcactgcagctctcTACCTTAGCTCTCGCTTAAactaattatttatttcaaccTCCAAATTGCTGCGTGGGAAAATTTTAACCTGTTGTTAATGTGTCAAAGTGCAACCTGTAACAGCCTCTTTGTGTCCCCCCACAGGTCTCTAATTTCCAGCCCTTGTGAGGATGACCACGTATATGTTCATGCCATCTCTGATGCTCGTTGTGTCTTTGATATGGGAGTGAGTAAAGTTATATATTATGTAGCTAGTTAAACTGTTCAGTTCAGTGACTGCCATATCCATTGGCTTCTATCttcactgttgtgttttggaCACTGGTCCAGAAACACTCTTGCTCTCAGTGCTTTGGCAATAACTGTGTTGGTTATACATTTACAAACTTTATCTGCTTTAGGAGGAAATTGGCTTCAATATGAAAATCCTGGACATTGGAGGCGGCTTCAGCGGCTCTGAGACCCAGCTGGAATTGGTCAGTACACTTTACCATTCAATATTTAAGATTTACTGTGATGAAAAAATGCAACATCATACAACCCAATCATAGTCAGCAAGTCAAAGGTCCTTTTTAAACCACTCTGCAAAGCTGACAATGTGATCaagtaatgttttaaatgtgaatgtgaaagaCCTGCCTACTTGACTTTGTTACCATCCTCATCTCTTTTGCAGATCAATAGTGCAGTTATGTCTATGGTGGACCTATACTTCCCTCCTTCTACTGGAGTTTCCATCATTGCTGAACCTGGTGGCTACTTTGTGTCCTCTGCTTTCACCCTGGCGACCAACATCATCTCCAAGGAGGTGGTGGCACGCGATCGCCAGGACCAGGAACACGGTCAGTGGCATGATATTCATTTTCACAGATAGATAGtagacagtacagacagtacacAGTGAGGATTATGACTAAAGTCAACCTAAAAACAGCACcaacaagaaaactccacaaaTGTGTGAAAGAATCCATTACACTCACACATTTGTTGTTGCTGAACAGATGATCCATCTCCTGATGATGAGCCAGAGTTTCAGTACTTCATGAATGAGGGAGTGTATGGATCGTTTGCCAGCAAACTTGCTGAAACACTGATTGCTGCTCCATCTGTTCACAAGGTGAGTTGATCTCAAAGGTTCTCTGTGGGTCAAGACGTAGCCACAGATCATTCTTTCATTCAACCTTTTTCTATATGGGATGGTCCAATGAGAGTTGACAGtaaaaactgaagtgtttttattgtCCTGTTCACACATAACCCATAGTTAACGTACACACTACAGTATGACAGCCTACCCAGTCAACACCCATGTGAACTGCACTACCTGCAGTTTGCATAATTACATTCGTTTAGATTGtgtaaaatacaattaatttcAAAAGGTGAAGATTAAAAGTTAGCTAAACCGTTAACCAGTCTACTGGAATAAATGTGACAAGCAGTGGCCTCAACATGAGAGGTGTGCTATTTTGGCTACTTTAAagatgcagtgtgtagaatttagtgatATCTAGTGGAacaaacttggcagaaatggactataatattcataagtatgctttaattagtgtataatcacctgaaaattagaatcactgtgtttttgttaccttagaattaGCCCTTTAAATCTACATAGGGAGCGcttgcactgccatgtttctacagtagcccagaacggacaaaccaaacactggctctagagagggccttaggttctcctacatgcttagaagaggagggggaggggtattcagttgattgcaatctgcaacctcaccactagatgccactaaatcctacacactgatcctttaaataCAACTCACGTTAGTTCATGAAAAGTATTGTTGTACTACATGTATTAACAGACAATCTTTACTTTCTGTGCCAACAGAATACCGCACTAGATGCTCCCATGTTCAGCAGCAGCCTGTGGGGTCCCTCTGGTGATGACCTGGACCAGGTCGTGGAGCACTGTCTGTTGCCTGAGCTCAACATTGGAGACTGGCTCATGTTCTCCCATGCAGGGGCCTACAGTCTGGGTCAGCCACTCTGCACCTCCACTGACTCACCCACACCGCCTGTATACTATGTCATCTCCTCTAGAGACTGGTAAGAAATTCAatggtgaaatatttttaacttGGACTTGAGAGAAACCCTTATAATGTGCAATTTTAGTCCTCAACTGTGATTCATTTTCCTCCACCAGGTTTGAGATGCAGGACACTGGTGTCACCCAGGAGGCTACACTGAAGAACTTCTCATTGGTCCCTTATTTCCTCAATTCCTGCCAAACAGAGGCTGCACTCTCTGTCCCAGCTTAGCAATCATCAGACCAGGACAGGAAGGCTTCTTTCCTCCACTGGTTTCTGCTGCTAGTTTCCCCTGGTCTACATTCCACTGGGATGAACTGAACCAACAGTGCAGATAGTGCTTGAAATTGCTGGGACCAGCCTGGATTCATCTCGCAAACCTCAATGTACAGTGTAGTATCTGATTAGACCTGGAACACCCAAGTAGATGTTAAGTAATTAGTATGCAACAAAATGGATGACTCCAAAAAGACAGATGCATTCTTCCCTTTGCTATGAAATACAGTTTACACTCATACAGTAGACATataatgattttaaatgattatatttgaaaaatgtattatctATAGTCTCAATTGCTGTTGCCAGTCTTGTAAAGTAAGAAATGTATCCCTGAGTGAAGCAGTGTATTTAAACAGAACTACAGTTCTGATCTTGTAGGATGCTTTGCTACAAGATGTGTATTTATGATTTTAATTGgttgtattgtttatttttttgtgatgagAACTTAATTccattattacatttaaaatcatttgtCCTTCTCGGTGTTTTGAAATGGAGGCTTGTATATGAAGGTGCATTTACTCATCTGTGTGATGCTGTAAATAAAACCAGTGTGATCAATGTACAGTGTCTCTATGAAATCCACTCCTGGAAAAATCCAGTGTGGTTGGGAAGCTAATGGCTCAGTGTTCACCAGTAAAatggtgtttcagtgtttttttttaccaaagtGCAGAGCGCTACCTTGGCTAGCTCCCAGACTAGTGAAGGACTGGCAGGTAACTGCTACGCCATGATAGCAAAGCAAGTTAATTAGCATGTGCTTCAGATGGAACAAAGAAAGTGTTGATGGATAACGAATCAGCTGACGTGGAATGgcatctttaaaaaacatttataatgcaAGAATCAATTTTGCTATTTCTATTGTATTTGTTTAAGgatatttttcaacatttatgATTGTGTTGAAAGAATATTACTCCCTAACTGTGCAAGTTGCACAGCATGTATCATATCTTTGAAGTTGTCCTCCAATCTGTGTCTAAGGCATGATGAATTAACTTGTAGCTGTGCTTGTCAAAATGAACAGTAATAAACACCTCATTGACCAGACTGAGTCACTGTGACAGTTTTATAATCATAGCAGACCATAAATGATGTGTACAGTGAAGCCTTGCAGCAGCTGTTCAAACACATCTTAATAATTGATACCTCTTTCTCAAAGATAGTTTCATAACCTGATGACTTAATCCAATTCTCATCCTGGATAATGTGATCACAGGCTGAAGTAGATCTGGTTTGATGAGCTAAATCTCTCACAGGGGTCAGATCACCTCTGAACAAAGTGAGTTATACTAAAGTCTTTGCAGATGCCTGTAAAATACTGAAGCTCTTTCTAGAACAGTGGTGGGaagtaaccaagtacatttactgaagtacttaagtacagttttgaggtactttactgagtatttccattttatgctactttatacctccacttcactacatttcagaaggaaatgtactttctactccactacatttatttgacagctttagtcatttttcagatgaagatttgacacaatggataatataacaagcttttaaa
The sequence above is drawn from the Thunnus maccoyii chromosome 10, fThuMac1.1, whole genome shotgun sequence genome and encodes:
- the LOC121906231 gene encoding antizyme inhibitor 1-like, whose protein sequence is MKGIVDEPQYSVGLLEGGTALCDVIDSHIYEQTLSEKNAFFVADLGVIMRQHVRWRTHMAQIRPFYPVRCNSSPAVIEVLAALGTGFICTNKFELELVQSHGIPSEDIIYSGVCKQVSQIKYAAKNGIDLLVCDNEAELRKISRCHPNAKLLLQVSTEASNQDDEMSMAFGCTLKDCRHLLESAKELGVQVVGVRSLISSPCEDDHVYVHAISDARCVFDMGEEIGFNMKILDIGGGFSGSETQLELINSAVMSMVDLYFPPSTGVSIIAEPGGYFVSSAFTLATNIISKEVVARDRQDQEHDDPSPDDEPEFQYFMNEGVYGSFASKLAETLIAAPSVHKNTALDAPMFSSSLWGPSGDDLDQVVEHCLLPELNIGDWLMFSHAGAYSLGQPLCTSTDSPTPPVYYVISSRDWFEMQDTGVTQEATLKNFSLVPYFLNSCQTEAALSVPA